One Sebaldella sp. S0638 genomic window, GATATATCAAAGCTAATGTCTGAAATAAATGATTTAAAAGGCAGTGATTTCCTAGATTGGGGAATAGACTGTGCAGAAATGACAGAGGAAGAATTGAATATAAAGTTTTTAGAAGCCCTAAAATCAAAAAAGAAAGTAAAAGTGTATAACTTTTCATTTCCAACAACTCCGGTAATAAATTTAGGAAATGGTTTTTTAAAGTTTGAATACTTTGAAGATGAATTACAAACAGTAAAAGTAGAGTTTGTAAAAGATGCACTAAACCCTAACCTTATAACGGGAGCAACAAGATATATAAATCTTTTAGGCTGGGATGACGAGACCCAAGAATACTATAATGTAGAAAACATATGGTTTTTAAATTATCAGCTATGGAAATTTATTGGGGGTTATGTAAGATTTGCAATTAAGCAGGTTACAGAAAGTGTATCGGGTACAATGATAAATAAATATTTAAAGGTATCCGATTTTGGTTCGGATTTAGTTCCCTCGATATTCAAAGAAATAGTATTGAATGTGACAATAAAGGTGACAAATGGAGCAGCAGGTTCAATAGAAACAACTTACAGACAGTTTATAATAAAGAGACCGGAAACTTTTGATATGTTTGAGTATCTTAATTTATTGAAAAGTGGAAGAGTCGAAATAATGTTTTCGGGATTCTTCTATCCGCCCAATTTAATAATGTATAGGATAACAAATACAGGTTCACTGGTAACGGGAAATGTAACACTGACAATAAATGCAGTAGGATATTTTTACTAAGGAGAAAACAGATGTATAAATTCGGGAGCAGATCATCAAATAGTTTAAAAGGCGTTCATCCTGATATGGTAAAACTGATGAACGAATCAATAAAAGATAGTCCATATGATTTTACCATTACTGAAGGGTTAAGAACTGCAAAGAGACAGAACGAACTATATCAGCAAGGAAGGACTAAGCCGGGAATAAAAGTAACAAGTCTTGATGGGTATAATAAAAAGTCAAATCATCAGGCAAAATCAGATGGTTATGGTTATGCTGTAGACCTTTACCCATATATAAACGGAAGTGTAAGGGTTGAATATGAGAGATATAAAAAAGAAACAAATGCAATAGC contains:
- a CDS encoding M15 family metallopeptidase; translated protein: MYKFGSRSSNSLKGVHPDMVKLMNESIKDSPYDFTITEGLRTAKRQNELYQQGRTKPGIKVTSLDGYNKKSNHQAKSDGYGYAVDLYPYINGSVRVEYERYKKETNAIAEHILNTAKKLGIKVEWGGHWKSPFDPPHFELKK